Proteins found in one Brachyspira murdochii DSM 12563 genomic segment:
- a CDS encoding AAA domain-containing protein has protein sequence MADGNIYLRYRDKDVVRLNSSIKEIEKNFPDIFQGIGDNKRKLEYLLRECFLEGYNNTCYFTNASHTYTDKKGDKRESRKLYLRPRKNRFLEDNISDDLTLSFRGYIKEGFFVINEISIIGNYEGEKEFEKEITVIPYHTNIPSGYRGEYLNDLINTTKSIREHLNNNLINWKSYLDWREELVKIRLVGIKYFYYYYNEEKQLIVFHLVSPSKADFDKIRKYFRRESIKVFDNGYSTDRWIFRFNEKNRSSKNAVSLGKFSMIIKEMSSKPSEKEIEELNKQLQNKKEKGIDFIIPENIREDIEAVSDNPYFIEMAFELDEDTLDDTRDLSKEEIRQYVDENIFKYFNDDGFIALSAVGDFALIRRLRESIASLERDEGYCPNLALWLFDISKAEIPNINSVKIDKWLNKSIENNREQNIAVRKMLATKDVCLIQGPPGTGKTTVIAEAIYQFALRGERVLIASQTNLAVDNALERLAKEPIIRAIRLNAKKSTEDIAHMTENKVLSFFFENISDKLKNEYLNKWEESEKLANNLDFYLRDINQYTSRIEMHTNKLNNLKEEKDTLNNQINEINNIKNKNNDLNRRKHQINLFNKFIKENNDADFVLPKDYINLILDNINDELHSLENIKIDVLNLNLDNMSEDILTKGIKEIYKNINYFYELKENIASSSCTEELPESILLKSKMNEIRDKMSDADISDDDYEKLSKEFRNIKKEISQLKNNSFELKETYKALLDESIIKEYNDTKNTNIIKECIDKNILKIEKIKNVFNNIEEYSNTYKYSLKEEDIKELENNFKSLQGRIKIIDEEEINLRNSINDTNKKIRNIKKETNIPENTPNSEIYNVLSSKRDEAKTLLESQKEFRDKFGSFIKDFNERLEHVDINYENEYFKDTYINSCNVVGMSCTENIKILEDKGFNAFDVVIIDEVSKATPPELLMPMLRAKKVILVGDHRQLPPLFGEYEKSYKEIIDTIEDTDENKQVKNILTEENFNKYENMVTSSIFKTYFEQAPKEIKHSLLTQFRMHSDIMEIINRFYENRLNAGIPKDKEDEVKAHQLEIKRTNGLSFIKRNRHAYWIDSSEIKLSQNKKAPIYESTTQTSTSIHNVLEAYIVIELLKQIASEYKKMNLEKKVQVGVISLYQLQVNKIRAMLKNERRKFDFSAINIDINTVDRFQGKEKEIVIVSLVRNPQTGKSKSKHITAFERVNVAFSRAQNALIIVGAKNMYEKLDVELPNMDKKGITKRKVYKEILEYLYRNACVFESDTVIDYKRANTILNEYNNSSKR, from the coding sequence ATGGCTGATGGAAACATATATTTAAGATATAGAGATAAAGATGTTGTAAGGCTTAATTCCAGTATAAAAGAAATAGAAAAAAACTTTCCTGATATTTTTCAAGGTATAGGAGATAATAAGCGTAAGTTAGAATATTTATTAAGAGAATGCTTTTTAGAGGGTTATAATAATACTTGTTATTTTACAAATGCATCGCATACCTATACAGATAAAAAAGGTGATAAAAGAGAATCAAGAAAATTATATTTAAGACCTAGAAAAAACAGATTTTTAGAAGATAATATCAGCGATGATTTAACTTTATCTTTCAGAGGATACATAAAAGAAGGGTTTTTTGTTATAAATGAAATATCTATTATTGGTAATTATGAAGGAGAAAAAGAATTTGAAAAAGAGATAACTGTTATACCTTATCATACCAATATACCTTCAGGCTATAGAGGCGAATATTTAAATGATTTAATAAATACTACAAAATCTATAAGAGAGCATTTAAATAACAATCTTATAAACTGGAAATCTTATTTAGATTGGAGAGAAGAACTTGTAAAAATAAGATTGGTAGGTATAAAATATTTTTATTATTACTATAATGAAGAAAAACAGCTTATAGTATTTCATTTAGTATCTCCTTCAAAGGCGGATTTTGACAAAATAAGAAAGTACTTCAGAAGAGAAAGCATAAAAGTATTTGATAATGGATATTCTACAGACAGATGGATTTTTCGTTTTAATGAAAAAAACAGAAGTTCAAAAAATGCAGTAAGTTTAGGTAAGTTTTCTATGATAATAAAAGAAATGTCATCTAAACCTTCAGAAAAGGAAATAGAAGAATTAAATAAGCAGTTACAAAATAAAAAAGAAAAAGGAATTGATTTTATAATACCTGAAAATATTAGAGAAGATATAGAAGCTGTTTCTGATAATCCTTATTTTATAGAGATGGCATTTGAATTAGATGAAGATACTTTAGATGATACAAGAGATTTATCAAAAGAAGAAATAAGGCAGTATGTTGATGAAAATATATTTAAATATTTTAATGATGACGGTTTTATAGCATTATCTGCAGTAGGTGATTTTGCATTGATAAGAAGGCTTAGAGAATCAATAGCAAGTTTGGAAAGAGATGAGGGATACTGTCCCAATCTAGCATTATGGCTTTTTGATATTTCAAAGGCAGAAATACCAAATATTAATAGTGTAAAAATAGATAAATGGCTAAATAAATCAATAGAAAATAACAGAGAACAAAATATTGCTGTAAGAAAGATGCTTGCAACTAAAGATGTTTGTCTTATACAGGGACCTCCGGGTACTGGAAAAACTACAGTTATAGCTGAGGCAATATATCAATTTGCTTTAAGAGGTGAGAGAGTATTAATAGCTTCCCAGACAAACTTAGCTGTTGATAATGCATTAGAAAGACTTGCAAAAGAACCTATTATAAGAGCTATAAGACTTAATGCAAAGAAAAGTACAGAAGATATAGCTCATATGACTGAAAATAAAGTATTAAGTTTTTTCTTTGAAAATATATCTGACAAATTAAAAAATGAATACTTAAATAAATGGGAAGAAAGCGAGAAACTTGCAAATAATTTGGACTTTTATTTAAGAGATATTAATCAGTATACTTCAAGAATAGAAATGCATACAAATAAATTAAATAATCTAAAAGAAGAAAAAGATACTCTGAACAATCAAATAAATGAGATTAATAATATAAAAAATAAAAATAATGACTTAAATAGAAGAAAACATCAAATTAATCTTTTTAATAAATTTATAAAAGAAAATAATGATGCAGACTTTGTACTACCTAAAGATTATATTAACTTAATACTAGATAATATAAATGATGAACTTCATTCTTTAGAAAATATAAAAATTGATGTTCTTAATCTTAATTTAGATAATATGTCAGAAGATATACTTACAAAAGGCATAAAAGAAATATATAAAAATATTAATTATTTTTATGAATTGAAAGAAAATATAGCATCTTCCAGCTGTACTGAAGAGTTGCCTGAAAGTATACTTTTAAAAAGTAAAATGAATGAAATAAGAGATAAAATGAGTGATGCTGATATATCTGATGACGATTATGAGAAACTTTCAAAAGAGTTTAGAAATATAAAAAAAGAGATATCGCAATTAAAAAACAATAGCTTTGAATTAAAAGAAACATATAAAGCATTATTAGATGAAAGTATAATAAAAGAATATAATGATACTAAAAATACTAATATTATAAAAGAATGTATAGATAAAAATATTTTAAAAATAGAGAAAATAAAAAATGTATTTAATAATATAGAAGAATATTCAAATACTTATAAATATTCATTAAAAGAAGAAGATATAAAAGAACTTGAAAATAATTTTAAATCATTACAAGGCAGAATAAAAATAATAGATGAAGAAGAAATAAATTTAAGAAATAGTATAAATGATACTAACAAAAAAATAAGAAATATAAAAAAAGAAACGAATATTCCAGAAAATACTCCAAACAGTGAAATATATAATGTATTATCTTCAAAAAGAGATGAAGCTAAAACTCTTTTAGAAAGTCAAAAAGAGTTTAGAGATAAATTTGGCTCTTTTATAAAAGATTTTAATGAAAGATTAGAACATGTAGATATTAATTATGAAAATGAATATTTTAAAGATACATATATAAACTCCTGTAATGTAGTAGGAATGTCTTGTACAGAAAATATAAAAATATTGGAAGATAAAGGTTTTAACGCTTTTGATGTTGTAATAATAGATGAGGTAAGTAAGGCAACACCGCCGGAATTATTAATGCCTATGCTTAGGGCAAAAAAAGTAATACTTGTAGGCGACCATAGACAGCTTCCGCCGCTTTTCGGAGAGTATGAGAAATCATATAAAGAGATTATAGACACCATAGAAGATACTGATGAAAATAAACAGGTAAAAAATATTCTTACAGAAGAAAATTTTAATAAATATGAAAACATGGTAACCTCTTCAATATTTAAAACCTATTTTGAGCAGGCACCTAAAGAAATAAAACATTCATTATTAACACAGTTTAGAATGCATAGCGATATTATGGAAATAATAAACAGATTCTATGAAAACAGATTGAATGCTGGTATACCTAAAGATAAAGAAGATGAAGTTAAAGCTCATCAATTGGAAATAAAAAGAACAAACGGACTTTCATTTATTAAAAGAAATAGGCATGCATATTGGATAGATTCTTCTGAAATAAAATTATCTCAAAATAAAAAAGCTCCTATATATGAATCAACTACTCAGACAAGCACTTCTATTCATAATGTACTTGAGGCATATATAGTAATAGAGTTATTAAAGCAAATAGCTTCAGAATACAAAAAAATGAATTTAGAAAAAAAAGTTCAGGTTGGTGTTATAAGTTTATATCAACTGCAGGTTAATAAAATAAGAGCTATGTTAAAAAATGAGAGAAGGAAATTCGATTTTTCTGCTATAAATATAGATATTAATACCGTTGACAGATTTCAGGGTAAAGAAAAAGAAATAGTAATAGTAAGTTTAGTAAGAAATCCGCAGACTGGAAAATCAAAATCTAAACATATTACTGCTTTTGAAAGGGTAAATGTTGCTTTTTCAAGAGCACAAAATGCTTTAATAATAGTAGGTGCAAAAAATATGTATGAAAAATTAGATGTTGAACTTCCTAATATGGATAAAAAAGGAATAACAAAAAGAAAAGTATATAAAGAAATACTTGAATATTTGTATAGAAATGCCTGCGTTTTTGAAAGCGATACTGTAATAGATTATAAAAGAGCAAATACAATATTAAATGAATATAACAACAGTTCTAAAAGATAG
- a CDS encoding PaaI family thioesterase: protein MELKVLNKQNNSRMCLVCGFKNDLSLKAEFYELEDKSLCALVTFKDVHQGYPSRVHGGILAAILDETIGRAMMPYTGEDKWGVTMTLTTKYKRPVPINEQIRIIGKITSGDGRIFEGEGYILLNDDKVAVTAKGTYICMGLEKIAEMDPNNEEDWFVEKKETDPEIINLP from the coding sequence ATGGAATTAAAAGTATTAAATAAACAAAATAATTCAAGAATGTGTCTTGTATGCGGATTTAAAAATGATTTGAGTTTGAAAGCTGAGTTTTATGAACTAGAAGATAAGTCATTATGTGCTTTAGTAACATTTAAAGATGTGCATCAGGGTTATCCTTCAAGAGTTCACGGCGGAATACTTGCTGCCATTTTAGATGAAACTATAGGAAGGGCTATGATGCCTTATACAGGTGAAGATAAATGGGGCGTTACTATGACTCTTACTACAAAGTATAAAAGACCTGTGCCTATCAATGAACAAATTAGAATAATAGGAAAAATAACTTCAGGAGATGGAAGAATATTTGAAGGCGAAGGATATATACTTCTTAATGATGATAAAGTTGCTGTAACTGCTAAGGGTACATATATATGCATGGGGTTAGAAAAAATAGCAGAAATGGATCCTAATAATGAAGAGGACTGGTTTGTGGAAAAAAAAGAAACTGATCCTGAAATTATTAATCTGCCTTAA
- a CDS encoding YtxH domain-containing protein, with amino-acid sequence MSKEVSSMFSFLLGLTAGIALGVLFAPKAGEETREDIKETMDNIKYKVDDIYHRSVLKTSELVEKGKEKTNDFLEKRKKRTAEEAEE; translated from the coding sequence ATGTCTAAAGAAGTGTCAAGTATGTTTTCTTTTTTATTAGGTTTAACAGCCGGAATAGCATTAGGTGTGTTATTCGCTCCAAAAGCAGGTGAGGAAACTAGAGAAGATATCAAAGAAACTATGGACAATATAAAATATAAAGTAGATGATATTTACCATAGAAGCGTTTTGAAAACTTCAGAATTAGTTGAAAAAGGTAAGGAAAAAACTAACGATTTTCTTGAAAAAAGAAAAAAAAGAACTGCTGAAGAGGCAGAAGAATAA
- the ileS gene encoding isoleucine--tRNA ligase: protein MDYSSTINLPKTAFPMKAGLKEKEPKIIKKWDEEKLYQQLRELRKGAPKCILHDGPPYANGDIHIGTSLNKIIKDIIVRYKSAKGFDSPYVPGWDCHGMPIELKVQESLGDKYKETSKFIMRKKCRAYAQKYIDIQRKEFKRLGVMGDWENPYLTMSPEYESEIVEVFAKLVEKGYIYKGLRTIHWCMDCETALAAAEIEYDDNHTSTSVYVRFPVLNKINDKLDGNVDVMIWTTTPWTLPSNMACAFNRDLDYVAVEIDGRYAIMTKSLVDTVLGKKDMKAEGRDMIPVSIEEIEKLEIAHPFIKDRKSAVVFADYVEATAGTGVVHTAPGHGMEDYQTGVNYGLDIYCPVDKAGRYTSEFPEMQGMKVRDANPKVIEILENNGSLFYKEKVTHSYPICWRCKNPLIFRATSQWFMDMKHDHIDERTVKSLDNIKWYPTWGHDRMRKMLENRPDWCLSRQRSWGVPIPAFYCKNCGKTLLTAESTKHFAEIVKTKGMDVWFELEPKDLLPEGTKCECGSSDFGKEEDILDVWFDSGVSSFAAQKTNKDLDGVFPVDIYLEGGDQYRGWFQAAIWPSMAIRGIPPYKELVTHGWTLDEQGRAMHKSAGNVVSPLEVIDKYGADILRLWCISEDFTHNARVGDNMMKAIADNYRKIRNTFRYLLGNISDFDYSKENIEVKDLLPVDRYALSRLHSFIKVADKACEGYEFHLFYQRLINYCVVELSATYFDIIKDRLYCDRKDSLSRRSAQTVLAEILDVLVKLIAPVLPFTTDEVWGYYKGENASSVHLELYPKADDSLIDLELEQEWASLLKVRDDVLLSLERARDNNTIGKSLEAYITICPKESSSKDLLTKYQKYLNEVFIVSKVTISDSKDDTFIEGGVSFVKTEKASHEKCVRCWGHYESVGEDSEHKELCTRCAEAVK from the coding sequence ATGGACTATAGTTCTACTATCAATCTGCCTAAAACTGCATTTCCTATGAAAGCAGGTTTGAAGGAAAAAGAGCCCAAAATAATAAAAAAATGGGACGAAGAAAAACTTTACCAACAGCTTAGAGAATTAAGAAAAGGTGCTCCTAAATGTATTTTACATGATGGACCGCCTTATGCGAATGGAGACATTCATATTGGAACATCATTAAATAAAATTATTAAAGATATTATTGTAAGGTATAAATCTGCTAAAGGATTTGATTCACCTTATGTTCCGGGCTGGGACTGTCATGGTATGCCTATAGAATTAAAGGTGCAGGAAAGTTTGGGAGATAAATATAAAGAAACTTCTAAATTTATAATGAGAAAAAAATGCCGTGCTTATGCTCAGAAATATATTGATATTCAAAGAAAAGAGTTTAAAAGACTTGGTGTTATGGGTGATTGGGAAAATCCCTACCTTACTATGTCGCCTGAATATGAATCTGAAATAGTTGAAGTATTTGCTAAACTTGTAGAGAAAGGATATATATACAAAGGACTTAGAACTATTCACTGGTGTATGGACTGTGAAACAGCATTGGCTGCTGCTGAAATAGAATATGACGATAATCATACTTCTACAAGTGTTTATGTGAGATTTCCAGTATTAAATAAAATCAATGATAAATTAGACGGCAATGTTGATGTTATGATATGGACTACTACTCCTTGGACACTTCCTTCAAATATGGCTTGTGCTTTCAATAGAGATTTAGATTATGTGGCTGTTGAAATAGACGGAAGATATGCAATAATGACTAAAAGCCTAGTTGATACTGTTCTTGGCAAAAAAGATATGAAAGCAGAAGGCAGAGATATGATTCCAGTATCGATAGAAGAGATTGAAAAACTTGAAATAGCTCACCCATTTATCAAAGACAGAAAATCTGCTGTTGTATTTGCTGATTATGTTGAGGCTACTGCTGGTACTGGTGTTGTTCATACAGCCCCAGGTCATGGTATGGAAGACTATCAGACAGGCGTTAATTACGGACTTGATATATATTGTCCTGTAGATAAAGCTGGCAGATATACAAGCGAGTTTCCAGAAATGCAAGGCATGAAAGTAAGAGATGCTAATCCTAAAGTAATTGAAATACTTGAAAATAACGGCTCATTATTCTATAAAGAGAAAGTTACACATAGTTATCCTATTTGCTGGAGATGTAAAAATCCTTTGATATTCAGAGCTACTTCTCAGTGGTTTATGGATATGAAGCATGATCATATAGATGAAAGAACTGTTAAATCTTTAGATAATATTAAATGGTATCCTACTTGGGGACATGACAGAATGAGAAAGATGCTTGAAAATCGTCCAGACTGGTGTTTATCAAGACAGCGTTCTTGGGGTGTTCCTATACCTGCATTCTACTGTAAAAACTGCGGAAAAACTTTGCTTACTGCTGAGTCTACTAAACATTTTGCTGAAATAGTAAAAACTAAAGGAATGGACGTATGGTTTGAATTAGAGCCTAAAGACTTACTTCCTGAAGGCACTAAATGTGAATGCGGTTCTTCTGATTTTGGTAAAGAAGAGGATATTTTGGATGTTTGGTTTGATTCTGGTGTATCATCATTTGCTGCACAGAAAACCAATAAAGATTTGGACGGAGTTTTTCCTGTTGATATATATTTAGAGGGAGGCGATCAATACAGAGGCTGGTTTCAAGCTGCAATTTGGCCTTCTATGGCTATAAGAGGAATTCCTCCATACAAAGAGCTTGTTACTCATGGCTGGACTTTAGATGAACAAGGCAGAGCTATGCATAAAAGTGCTGGTAATGTTGTTTCGCCTTTAGAAGTTATTGACAAATACGGTGCTGATATATTAAGGCTTTGGTGTATAAGTGAAGACTTTACTCACAATGCACGCGTTGGCGATAATATGATGAAAGCTATTGCTGACAATTACAGAAAAATAAGAAACACTTTCAGATATTTGCTTGGAAATATTTCTGATTTTGATTACAGCAAAGAAAATATCGAAGTTAAAGATTTGCTTCCTGTAGACAGATATGCATTATCAAGACTTCATAGTTTTATAAAAGTTGCTGATAAAGCCTGCGAGGGTTATGAGTTTCATTTATTCTATCAAAGACTTATAAATTACTGTGTAGTTGAGCTTTCTGCTACTTACTTTGACATTATAAAAGACAGATTATACTGCGATAGAAAAGATTCTCTCTCAAGAAGAAGTGCTCAGACTGTACTTGCTGAAATATTAGATGTATTAGTTAAACTTATAGCTCCAGTACTTCCTTTCACAACTGACGAGGTTTGGGGATACTACAAAGGAGAAAATGCTTCTTCTGTACATTTGGAATTATATCCTAAAGCTGATGATAGCTTGATTGATTTAGAGTTGGAGCAAGAATGGGCTTCACTTCTTAAAGTACGTGATGATGTATTATTATCTCTTGAAAGAGCTAGAGATAATAATACTATAGGTAAATCTTTAGAGGCTTATATAACAATATGCCCTAAAGAATCATCATCAAAAGACTTGCTTACAAAATATCAAAAATATTTAAACGAAGTATTCATTGTAAGTAAAGTAACAATTTCAGACAGCAAGGATGATACATTTATAGAAGGCGGAGTCTCATTTGTTAAGACAGAGAAAGCAAGCCATGAAAAATGCGTTCGCTGTTGGGGACATTATGAGAGTGTAGGCGAAGACAGCGAGCATAAAGAGTTATGTACTAGATGTGCTGAAGCGGTTAAATAA
- a CDS encoding UvrD-helicase domain-containing protein has product MVNSDKIKKILEKHKDDKEQLDFIASTEQSLTIAPAGYGKTEMLISKLNYIIESKQIKYPKRILVLTLSNVAKHTIESRLNNNQIVDIYNFHNLASRILILQGKQYLNIDYKYEYKHYNLKDKLKKKYKNDKIEKILNYHREKISEINKKFHEIKFDDKIFQYVYTVNKNKEICYEYVIYIAIILLKYYKINEIYKNLYSYIFVDECQDINLLHFILLRSIADNEYNKIFFLGDTFQSIMKFADALGEQIEDLLKKYFNITKIIELQKNYRLEGRENISNFQKNIRNYDKKLQIELDENFQIKSFNDFEDEILFINNQINKITSENKKAKIAILCPTKYSLYDKNNKLIEKIESIFTNLKINNIEYINTLLFSDNLENEIYDKIKDIKRLNYNNIIRSIENYHFYNDDIKKLIEGYRNYCLKFGIDFNTIIEVIKEKDLIKYAPYCSVNVNILNIHKAKGAEWDYVFIPFVNKGKFPVFYKCYECRLNICDEIIDTKQYKEEFYQAFYVAITRTKCGLYITATKNNASCLFYHSLKLIDI; this is encoded by the coding sequence ATGGTAAATAGTGATAAAATTAAGAAAATATTAGAAAAACACAAAGATGATAAAGAACAGTTAGACTTTATAGCATCTACAGAACAATCTCTTACAATTGCTCCTGCTGGATATGGTAAAACAGAAATGTTAATCTCAAAACTTAACTATATCATAGAAAGTAAACAAATTAAATATCCAAAAAGAATTTTAGTTTTAACATTATCTAATGTGGCAAAACACACTATTGAAAGCAGATTAAATAATAATCAAATTGTAGACATATATAATTTTCATAATTTAGCAAGTAGAATTTTAATACTTCAAGGTAAACAATATTTAAATATTGATTATAAATATGAATATAAACACTATAATCTTAAAGATAAACTTAAAAAAAAATATAAAAATGATAAAATAGAAAAAATATTAAATTATCATAGAGAAAAAATTAGTGAAATTAATAAAAAATTTCATGAAATAAAATTTGATGATAAAATATTTCAATATGTATATACTGTAAATAAAAATAAAGAAATATGCTATGAATATGTAATATATATTGCAATAATTTTATTAAAATATTATAAAATAAACGAAATATATAAAAATTTATATAGTTATATTTTTGTAGATGAATGTCAAGATATAAATTTATTGCACTTTATCTTATTAAGAAGTATTGCTGATAATGAATATAATAAAATATTTTTTTTAGGAGATACATTTCAATCTATAATGAAATTTGCTGATGCTTTAGGTGAACAAATTGAAGATTTATTAAAGAAATATTTTAATATAACTAAAATTATAGAATTACAAAAAAATTATAGATTAGAAGGAAGAGAAAATATATCTAATTTCCAAAAAAATATTAGAAATTACGATAAAAAATTACAAATAGAACTTGATGAAAATTTTCAAATAAAAAGTTTTAACGATTTTGAAGATGAAATATTATTTATTAATAATCAAATTAATAAAATTACTTCTGAAAATAAAAAAGCTAAAATAGCTATTTTATGCCCTACAAAATATTCTTTATATGATAAGAATAATAAACTCATAGAAAAAATAGAATCCATATTTACAAATTTAAAAATAAATAATATTGAATATATCAATACATTATTATTTAGTGATAACCTAGAAAATGAAATATATGATAAAATAAAAGATATAAAAAGATTAAATTACAATAATATCATACGTAGTATAGAGAATTATCATTTTTATAATGATGATATAAAAAAATTAATAGAAGGTTATAGAAACTATTGTTTAAAATTTGGAATTGATTTTAATACAATAATAGAAGTTATAAAAGAAAAAGATTTAATAAAATATGCTCCTTATTGTTCTGTAAATGTAAATATATTAAATATACATAAAGCAAAAGGAGCAGAATGGGACTATGTTTTTATTCCATTTGTCAACAAAGGAAAATTTCCAGTTTTTTATAAATGTTATGAATGTAGATTAAATATTTGCGATGAAATTATAGATACAAAACAATACAAAGAAGAATTTTATCAAGCTTTTTATGTAGCAATTACTAGAACAAAATGTGGTTTATATATAACAGCAACAAAAAATAACGCTTCTTGTTTATTTTATCATTCATTAAAATTAATTGATATTTGA
- a CDS encoding ATP-dependent nuclease: MYIRELIITNYKNIKNVKIDLQHEYSMIYLTGENGIGKSNIIDIIFKLFTYKKNLFEKEDFYKNEEKIEIEIKLELETNEIFKDYLYRDNNKYFMKIVYKQYSSNDEYEWFYKNLTEEYKLLNNILTNFICYKYSPREFDNNFMFNKSNRIGKFLSKIIENQIKKYQNDDNKLQKLLKENYENCKNELNEIFKPIFNKPNQELKLNIEIDDEIKFLLKLFELVHYHNDDNKLYLNQLGRGRGYYLYPFIDFLAFLYDKINNTKSQGFNTNIIILFDEPEVFLSPFLQRQFMDHWLSIFNNNQDYEIINNIINIITDNNNDEINYNITPIFFVSTHSAHIIPHLELNEKKNILSIQRLYYDKENNVKVASLDKYEAKLKQFMIFDRNILEGLFAKKIILVEGDTEIGFLPSCLNANGINIHQEHIYIIKAAPNNFPSLAKIFSKLQIKTYILTDRDCKNKDIKEQRNNKIYQTYVNKEYGYVNKRVYNLYESIKNCNNVKIFVSDYWDFEESILVCLKNHFKKIYISISKSNSNDKDKLTEKVQDENLDEEFTKKLLYMRKKHKNINDNYKLIKKIIKENLKLEQDEYKNEEKIDFGNMNSEAIKNAAEENYKLPKYIIDLIKELKNGK; the protein is encoded by the coding sequence ATGTATATAAGAGAATTAATTATAACAAATTATAAAAATATAAAAAATGTAAAAATTGATTTACAACATGAATATTCTATGATTTACCTAACAGGTGAAAATGGAATAGGAAAATCAAATATTATAGATATAATATTCAAATTATTTACATACAAAAAAAATTTATTTGAAAAAGAAGACTTCTATAAAAATGAAGAAAAAATTGAAATAGAAATAAAACTTGAATTAGAAACTAATGAAATATTTAAAGATTATCTTTATAGAGATAATAATAAGTATTTCATGAAAATAGTATATAAACAATATAGTAGTAATGATGAATATGAATGGTTTTATAAAAATCTTACAGAAGAATATAAGTTACTTAATAATATATTAACTAATTTTATCTGCTATAAATATAGTCCAAGAGAATTTGATAATAATTTCATGTTTAACAAATCAAATAGAATAGGAAAATTTCTATCAAAAATAATAGAAAATCAAATAAAAAAATATCAAAATGATGATAACAAATTACAAAAATTATTAAAAGAAAATTATGAAAATTGTAAAAATGAACTAAATGAAATATTTAAACCTATATTTAATAAACCAAATCAAGAATTAAAATTAAATATTGAAATTGATGATGAAATAAAGTTTTTATTAAAATTATTTGAATTAGTACATTATCATAATGATGATAATAAATTATATTTAAATCAATTAGGAAGAGGAAGAGGATATTATCTATATCCATTTATAGATTTTTTGGCATTTTTATATGATAAAATAAACAATACAAAATCTCAGGGTTTTAATACTAATATTATTATTTTATTTGATGAACCAGAAGTATTTTTATCTCCATTTTTACAGCGTCAATTTATGGATCATTGGTTATCAATATTTAATAATAATCAAGACTATGAAATTATAAATAATATTATTAATATAATAACTGATAATAATAATGATGAAATAAATTACAATATAACTCCAATATTTTTTGTCTCTACACATTCAGCACATATAATACCGCATTTAGAATTAAATGAAAAAAAGAATATATTATCTATACAAAGACTTTATTATGATAAAGAAAATAACGTTAAAGTTGCATCTCTTGATAAATATGAAGCTAAATTAAAACAGTTTATGATTTTTGATAGAAATATATTAGAGGGACTTTTTGCTAAAAAAATTATACTAGTAGAGGGTGATACAGAAATTGGATTTTTACCTTCTTGTTTAAATGCTAATGGTATTAACATTCATCAAGAACATATATATATTATTAAAGCGGCACCAAATAATTTTCCAAGTCTAGCAAAAATATTCTCAAAATTACAAATAAAAACATATATACTTACAGATAGAGATTGTAAAAATAAAGATATAAAAGAGCAAAGAAATAACAAAATATACCAAACATATGTAAATAAAGAATACGGATATGTTAATAAAAGGGTTTATAATTTATACGAAAGTATAAAAAATTGTAATAATGTAAAAATATTTGTGTCAGATTATTGGGATTTTGAGGAAAGTATTTTAGTATGTCTAAAAAATCATTTTAAAAAAATATATATTAGCATTAGTAAAAGTAATAGTAATGATAAAGATAAACTTACTGAAAAAGTACAAGATGAAAATTTAGATGAAGAATTTACTAAAAAGTTATTATATATGAGAAAAAAACATAAAAATATAAATGATAATTATAAATTAATAAAAAAAATAATAAAAGAAAATTTAAAACTAGAACAAGATGAATATAAAAACGAAGAAAAAATAGATTTTGGTAATATGAACAGTGAAGCTATCAAAAATGCAGCTGAGGAAAATTATAAACTTCCTAAATATATAATTGATTTAATAAAAGAATTAAAAAATGGTAAATAG